CGCCCGTCCGTATCGTTGGATTTGAGCGCGCGGATCGAGCCCACATCGAACAACAGCTCGCCGTATATATCGTCTTCGACAATCTGGATGTCGAAATTCGCCGCCATCTTCAACAACTGTTTCTGCCGTGCGTCAGGGACGCTGCCACCGAGCGGATTGCTCAGACGCGCCGTCAGTACCAACGCCTTGATCGGCCACTGGCTGGCCGCCAGCTGCAGCGCCTCGAGGCTGAGCCCGGTATCGGGGTCACAGGGGATTTCGATCACCTTGAGCCCCAGCAGATCGGCCAATTGCAACAGGCCGTAATAGCTGGGCGACTCCGCCGCGATGAGGTCGCCCGGCTTGGTCAGCACCCGCAAGGACATCTGCAGCGCATCGACGCAACCATGGGTGATCACCACTTCATCCGGGCCGACGACTACACCGGCGTCGCGCATCCGAATCGCGACCTGCCGACGCAGCGGCTCGTAGCCGGGGCTGAACATGTAGCTGAACGCACGCTGGCTCTGGAAGCGGGTGACCTTGGCAAGCTGCTGGTGCAGCGCTCGCGCCGGCAGGTAGTCCACGTGGGGCACGGCGGCGCCCAGCGGAATGAGCCCGTCGCGGCGTGACTCGCTCAAGACCTGGTTGATGATGCTACTGCGCGTGACCAGCGTCGGCCGCTCGACCTGGGCGATATCGGGTGTCGGTGCGGTCAGCGCGGGCGTATGGTGGACGTAGAAGCCGGACTGCGGACGCGCCCGGATCATCCCCTGGTCTTCGAGATTGGCGTATGCCTGGAGGACGGTCGCATGGCTGACGTTGAGCTGCATGCTCATCTTGCGCACTGACGGCACGCGCTCGCCAGGACGATAGACCCCTCGCCGGATGTCTTCGGCGAGCTGATGAGCGATGCGCTGATAAAGCAACAGATTGGTCATATCGTCCGTCTCCGCCAACTGAACCATAACAGTAGTACAACACTGTTATGCACGACCGATACAGTTGGCGGCTAACTCGCCGACACAGTCAGTTACTTTTGCCTAGCTCAGCGGCACGGACACTAACGCGGACTACTCAGACGGCCTAGCTCGTCGGAGAACAGTATCTCCACACGCCGGTTCTGGGCCCGGCCGCGCGCCGAGGCGTTTTCGGCGACGCGGTGCTGCTCGCCATAGCCCACCACCTCCATGCGCCCTCGGTCGACGCCCAGGCTTTCCATGAAATCGCTCACCGCCTGCGCCCGGTCCTTGGACAACGCAAGGTTTTCGGCCGCGTCGCCTCGATTGTCGGTGTAGCCTTCGATCCGCACCCTGCGTTTGGGATTGAGCTGCAGGAAACGTACGACCTTGAACAAGGTGCGGTTGGCCGACGGTCCGAGTTCGGCGCTGGCCGCCTCGAACAGCACATCACCCAGGGTCATTACCAGGCCACGATCGGTCTCGGCGGCAGCCAGGCTGACCATCTGGTCTTCCAGCAATCGACCTTGCTGTTGGGCATCGAGCAACCGCGCTTCCTGCAATGCCTGACGCAGGCGCTCGCGCTCCATGGCCAACTGAGTGGCGCGCCGCTGCTTCTGGACCTGCTCACTGTGCAGGCGCGCAATCTCGCTGTATCGCTGACTCAAGTACGCATAGTGTTCGACGTCCGCATCGCTGCCCCAGTAGTCGGCGAACCGATTGGCCCGCTCCAGCGACTCGGCGGCTCGCATCACGTCTTTCGGCGCATCATGAAGCGTCTGAGGGTCGTCACCGACCTTCTGGAACGCGACGGTCGCCTGCTCCAGCTGCTGCCGCGACGCCTGTGACGCACAACCTTGAAGCCCAACCAGCGCCATCAGCAAGCTGGGAATAAGAAGCACCGCTCTCACCGCAGATCTCCCAACTGTTCACGTAGCCGCGCGATACGCCGTTGCAACTCGGCCAGCTCCTGATCGCGCTTTTCGTTCAATACGCTGGCCTCCGCCAGTCGAGCATCCAGCTCCGCCCGTTCGGCGAGCCGGCGGGCCTTGCGAAAGTCTTCGTCTCGCATCGCCGCCACTGCCGCCGCGTACTTGTCTTCGGCCAGCACCAGCTCCGGTGTCTGCTCCGACGCGCCCGCTGAGCGCGCCAGGATCAGCGCCTGCTCGGTGAGACGCAACTGTTCGGTCGGTGCCGGATCACTGGCGCAGCCGACCAACGCCAATAGCCCGAGCATGCAGGTAAGGTGTTTTATCAAGGGAGAGGTCCTAGCGTTGCGAATTACGTGTCGATGCCGGCTGCTGCTTCCAGCGCTCGAGATTGTCTACCAGCAGTTGTTGCGGCACACCGGCAGCGCGCAATTCTGTCATTTTTATCGCCAGCTGTCCGCGCAGCCAGGGCCCGTTGCACGCCGAGTCGTGCGCCACCGCAAGGTGCATGCCACGGCTACTGACCGGCGGCTCCAGTCGCTGTATATCGTTGAGCCAGCCCTGGCGGCCGGCTTGCGCGATGGCATTGAAACGCTCGTGCAGCACGTAATCGGCCTTACCGGCCAACAGCCCTTTCACGGCCTCGGTCAAGCTTGGAACAGCGCGCAGACGAAGGCGCTTGTCGGCGTATGCCTGGAACTCGCGACCGAAGCGCGTTGTGGCGACATAGGTGCCGGCGTGGCCTGCCAGCTCGTCGCGACTGGCGTAAAGAAAGCCCGGATCGTTGCGCACCCATGCCGAGGTCTGCAATTCCGTGATCGCGGGGTGGATGAAATCCAGATACGCCAGCTGCGGCGTATCGATCACCGCATCGGCCAATAGGTCGACTCGGCCGCTGCGAACTTCTTCCAGCGCCTTGTCGGCGTTCCCGGTGTATAGCAGCTCCAACTTCAGGCCTAGCGAGTCCGTGATTTGCTTCAGCAGATCGGCGTTCGCACCCATTAGGCGCTTGGGATTCTGCGGATCGCGCCATAAAAAAGGCGGGTTGTTTGCGCCACCGGTCGCGATCAGTCGATCACACTTGGCTGCCGCCGCGTTCGCCGCAAAGGGAGTCGCCCACAGCAAGGCGGTCAAGGCGAATGTCAGCGAAACGGCACAACGCATGGAGAACCTCTGTAGTGGGACCTGGAATGGTGCCCGGCGATCTTACCATCGGTAGTCACCAGCGAGCGCTCACAAAAAACCCGCTACGAGAGCGGGTTTTTCTTGCAGCGGCTCGGTCAGACGAGACGCTCGAGCTCCGGCAGGATCTCGAACAGATCGCCCACCAGGCCGTAGTCGGCAACCTGGAAGATCGGCGCCTCTTCGTCCTTGTTGATCGCGACGATCACCTTGGAGTCCTTCATGCCGGCCAGATGCTGGATCGCACCGGAGATACCGACGGCGATGTACAGCTGTGGCGCGACGATCTTGCCGGTCTGGCCGACCTGCATATCGTTGGGCACGAAGCCGGCGTCGACCGCGGCGCGCGAAGCACCAACCGCTGCGCCAAGCTTGTCGGCCAGCGAGTACAGGTGCTTGAAGTTGTCGCCGTTCTGCATGCCACGGCCACCGGAGACGACGATCTTCGCGGCGGTCAGCTCAGGGCGGTCGGACTTGGCCAGCTCTTCACCGACGAAGCTGGAAACGCCGGCGTCGCCTGCACCCGACACCTGCTCGACGGCAGCCGAGCCGCCTTCGGCGTTGACCGGATCGAAACCGGTCGCGCGAACGGTGATGACCTTGATCGGCGCGCTCGATTGCACGGTGGCAATGGCGTTGCCGGCGTAGATCGGACGCTTGAAGGTGTCGGCACTTTCAACGGCAATGATTTCGGAAATCTGGTCGACATCCAGCAGCGCCGCAACGCGTGGCAGGAAGTTTTTGCCATTGGTGGTAGCCGCGGCCAGCACGTGGCTGTAGTTCTTGGCCAGCTCGGCGATCAGCGGCGCGACGTTCTCCGGCAACTGATGGGCGTAGGCGGCGTTGTCGGCAACCAGGACCTTGGATACGCCTTCGATTTTTGCAGCGGCTTCACCGATGGCGGCGCAGTTGCTGCCGGCGACCAGCACATGGATGTCGCCACCAATGGCTTTCGCGGCGGCCACGGTGTTGAGCGTAGCGGCGGCCAGGACGGCGTTGTTGTGTTCAGCGATAACCAGGATAGTCATTTAGATTACCTTCGCCTCGTTCTTCAGTTTCTCGACCAGTTCTTCCACGGACTTGACCTTGATACCGGCGCTGCGTGCAGCTGGCGCTTCGACCTTGAGGACCTTGACGGTGGAGGTGGTGGATACACCCAGCGCATCTGGAGTCAGGACTTCCAGCGGCTTCTTCTTGGCTTTCATGATGTTCGGCAGCGAGGCGTAGCGCGGCTCGTTAAGGCGCAGATCGGTGGTGACGATCGCCGGCAGATTCAGCGAAACGGTCTGGGCACCGCCGTCGATTTCACGCTCGACGCTCACCTTGTCGCCACTCACCTCGACCTTCGAGGCAAAAGTGCCTTGGGCAAAGCCGGTCAACGCGCCGAGCATCTGACCGGTCTGGTTGTTGTCGCTGTCGATGGCCTGCTTGCCAAGGATGACCAGCTGCGGCTGCTCCTTGTCGACGACGGCTTTCAACAACTTGGCCACGGCCAGCGAGTTGAGTTCTTCGCTCGACTCGACCAGTACGGCGCGATCGGCACCCAGTGCCAGCGCAGTACGCAGTTGTTCCTGAGCAGCAGTCGGCCCGATGGAAACCACGACGATTTCACTGGCCACGCCCTTCTCTTTCAGGCGCACGGCTTCTTCCACGGCGATCTCGCAGAAGGGGTTCATCGACATCTTGACGTTGGCGAGATCGACGCCGGAGTTGTCCGCCTTGACGCGGACCTTGACGTTGTAATCGACCACTCGTTTGACAGCTACAAGAATCTTCATGGATTCCTCGTTACTCTCCGGTGAATAGAATTTCGCCGAGGCGAACCGAGCCATGCTCGAGATCCAGGGGTGCAACTTAGCCACTGGACCTGTTCGGCGAGCACAAAACTGCCCGTATCTTGACTGCAGCCGTAAGCCGGGGTCAACAATGCGAATGACCCGCCATAACAGGCCGTGTGAAAGCTACTGCGCTCGGTTATGCCGCGTTGAAAACAGGCTCGGAATGCTCATTTACAGCTCGTAAACTCCGCTTCCTCGCCCGTTTTCGTGCCTTGCCTAACCGTCGCTCGCTACGTTTTCACCCGGCCTGATGAGCCGCAGTTTCCGGATTCTAACAGGCTGACAAAAAATTCAAACAAACGTTTGTATTGGACCGATCAGGGCGTCTATATATAATGCGCCAGCTCGGCTTGATCAGGGATTCGATCCAAGCCCTCCACTTTTATAAAACAATCAAGCCTTGAGTAGGAGATAGCCAATGGAACGCGAATACATGGAATTCGACGTAGTGATCGTCGGCGCCGGCCCCGCGGGCCTGTCCGCTGCCTGCCGACTGAAGCAACGAGCCGCCGATGCTGGTAAGGAGATCAGCGTCTGCGTCGTTGAGAAGGGTTCCGAAGTAGGCGCCCATATCCTATCTGGCGCCGTGTTCGAGCCACGCGCCCTGAACGAACTGTTCCCCAACTGGAAAGAGCTCGAAGCGCCGCTGAACACCCCGGTCAAGCGAGACGACATCTACCTGCTCAAGAATGCCGAGGCCGCGCGCAAGCTGCCGAATGCACTGGTTCCCAAGACCATGCACAACGAAGGCAACTACATCATTTCCCTGGGTAACCTGTGCCGCTGGCTGGCCCAGCAGGCTGAGAAC
This DNA window, taken from Stutzerimonas stutzeri, encodes the following:
- a CDS encoding substrate-binding periplasmic protein — translated: MRCAVSLTFALTALLWATPFAANAAAAKCDRLIATGGANNPPFLWRDPQNPKRLMGANADLLKQITDSLGLKLELLYTGNADKALEEVRSGRVDLLADAVIDTPQLAYLDFIHPAITELQTSAWVRNDPGFLYASRDELAGHAGTYVATTRFGREFQAYADKRLRLRAVPSLTEAVKGLLAGKADYVLHERFNAIAQAGRQGWLNDIQRLEPPVSSRGMHLAVAHDSACNGPWLRGQLAIKMTELRAAGVPQQLLVDNLERWKQQPASTRNSQR
- a CDS encoding PLP-dependent aminotransferase family protein encodes the protein MTNLLLYQRIAHQLAEDIRRGVYRPGERVPSVRKMSMQLNVSHATVLQAYANLEDQGMIRARPQSGFYVHHTPALTAPTPDIAQVERPTLVTRSSIINQVLSESRRDGLIPLGAAVPHVDYLPARALHQQLAKVTRFQSQRAFSYMFSPGYEPLRRQVAIRMRDAGVVVGPDEVVITHGCVDALQMSLRVLTKPGDLIAAESPSYYGLLQLADLLGLKVIEIPCDPDTGLSLEALQLAASQWPIKALVLTARLSNPLGGSVPDARQKQLLKMAANFDIQIVEDDIYGELLFDVGSIRALKSNDTDGRVIYCSSFSKTISPGVRIGWIIPGRYREEVQRLQTFSTHSACSVTQMGVAAYLENGGYDRHLRYIRHEYRKNLSAFQLAVQRYFPEGTQMTRPTGGFILWVSLPARVNTKELHVQALKRGISIAPGLIFSNTEQFNHCVRLNCGLPWTAEAERALKTLGELAGDLCRQSN
- a CDS encoding electron transfer flavoprotein subunit alpha/FixB family protein, encoding MTILVIAEHNNAVLAAATLNTVAAAKAIGGDIHVLVAGSNCAAIGEAAAKIEGVSKVLVADNAAYAHQLPENVAPLIAELAKNYSHVLAAATTNGKNFLPRVAALLDVDQISEIIAVESADTFKRPIYAGNAIATVQSSAPIKVITVRATGFDPVNAEGGSAAVEQVSGAGDAGVSSFVGEELAKSDRPELTAAKIVVSGGRGMQNGDNFKHLYSLADKLGAAVGASRAAVDAGFVPNDMQVGQTGKIVAPQLYIAVGISGAIQHLAGMKDSKVIVAINKDEEAPIFQVADYGLVGDLFEILPELERLV
- a CDS encoding OmpA family protein, which codes for MALVGLQGCASQASRQQLEQATVAFQKVGDDPQTLHDAPKDVMRAAESLERANRFADYWGSDADVEHYAYLSQRYSEIARLHSEQVQKQRRATQLAMERERLRQALQEARLLDAQQQGRLLEDQMVSLAAAETDRGLVMTLGDVLFEAASAELGPSANRTLFKVVRFLQLNPKRRVRIEGYTDNRGDAAENLALSKDRAQAVSDFMESLGVDRGRMEVVGYGEQHRVAENASARGRAQNRRVEILFSDELGRLSSPR
- a CDS encoding DUF4398 domain-containing protein, whose product is MLGLLALVGCASDPAPTEQLRLTEQALILARSAGASEQTPELVLAEDKYAAAVAAMRDEDFRKARRLAERAELDARLAEASVLNEKRDQELAELQRRIARLREQLGDLR
- a CDS encoding electron transfer flavoprotein subunit beta/FixA family protein — translated: MKILVAVKRVVDYNVKVRVKADNSGVDLANVKMSMNPFCEIAVEEAVRLKEKGVASEIVVVSIGPTAAQEQLRTALALGADRAVLVESSEELNSLAVAKLLKAVVDKEQPQLVILGKQAIDSDNNQTGQMLGALTGFAQGTFASKVEVSGDKVSVEREIDGGAQTVSLNLPAIVTTDLRLNEPRYASLPNIMKAKKKPLEVLTPDALGVSTTSTVKVLKVEAPAARSAGIKVKSVEELVEKLKNEAKVI